A region from the Paenibacillus humicola genome encodes:
- the nirB gene encoding nitrite reductase large subunit NirB, whose protein sequence is MTKQKLVVVGNGMAGVRCVEEIMKLAPDRFETTIFGGEPHPNYNRILLSKVLQGDTDVREITINDWDWYKTNGIELYAGDPVVRIDTNRRRVIGESGRIVNYDKLIVATGSLPFMLPLPGADKPGVRAFRDIADCTAMMEASKTYRKAAVIGGGLLGLEAARGLLNLGMDVHVVHNVRYLMNRQLDETAAGLLKRELERQGMKFLLAKQTERILGRKRAEGLLFTDGSSIEADLVVVAVGIRPNVRLAAESGMDVHRAIVVNDYMETSVPDVYAVGECAEHRGMVYGMVAPLYEQGKVLAARLCGTATKPYEGSILASQLKVSGVDLFSAGEIRDAEVTTSIQTFDGVKGVYKKITVRDDRIVGAVLYGDTSDSGRLLGYIKRQADVSVLEESGAAAKAGGTDVAAAMPDAETVCACNGVSKGVIAAAIRERGLKTAEEVRACTKASSSCGGCKPLVTAILNYTLSHADAGAAPKETVCGCTGLSHAELKRDIRLGGFASPGEAMAALGWERPEGCAVCRPALSYYIGAAGHAAGSGAGASPSAYSGAAVTLTPRMYGGLTNAEQLRRIADAIDTHGIPRVKLSPGGRLELSGLDAAAAAAVCAAFGLPADEIAGASWGYPAPAVATCAGAGYERSALRDSVRLGGLLERRLAGLRLPAAVSAGVSGSPLHRAGTLAMDLGLAGSPAGWEIYVGGSGGSRLKPGVLLGTEPDDEAALELAAAFLQLYANEADYGETTAHWVERTGLMQLREMLFDRHVRSALLRRLEERRPAPEARGEAGRTAAKPLAAAPAG, encoded by the coding sequence ATGACGAAACAGAAGCTGGTTGTCGTCGGGAACGGAATGGCGGGCGTCAGATGTGTGGAAGAAATTATGAAGCTTGCTCCGGACCGGTTCGAGACGACGATTTTCGGCGGCGAACCGCATCCCAATTACAACCGGATCCTGCTGTCCAAGGTGCTGCAGGGCGATACGGACGTGCGCGAGATTACGATCAACGACTGGGACTGGTATAAAACGAACGGAATCGAGCTGTATGCGGGCGATCCCGTCGTCCGGATCGATACGAACCGCCGCCGCGTCATCGGCGAAAGCGGCCGTATCGTGAATTACGACAAGCTGATCGTCGCAACCGGATCGCTTCCCTTCATGCTGCCGCTGCCCGGGGCCGACAAGCCCGGCGTGAGAGCTTTCCGCGACATTGCGGACTGCACCGCGATGATGGAAGCGTCCAAAACGTACCGGAAAGCGGCCGTCATCGGCGGCGGCCTGCTCGGATTGGAGGCGGCGCGCGGCCTGCTCAATCTCGGCATGGACGTGCATGTCGTGCATAATGTCCGCTACCTGATGAACCGGCAGCTGGACGAAACGGCGGCGGGTCTTCTGAAGCGGGAGCTGGAGCGGCAGGGCATGAAGTTTCTGCTGGCGAAGCAGACCGAGCGCATTCTCGGCCGGAAGCGGGCCGAAGGGCTGCTGTTCACGGACGGCTCGAGCATCGAAGCCGATCTGGTCGTCGTCGCCGTCGGCATCCGGCCGAACGTGAGGCTGGCCGCCGAAAGCGGAATGGACGTTCACCGTGCGATCGTCGTGAACGATTATATGGAGACGAGCGTGCCGGACGTGTACGCGGTCGGCGAATGCGCGGAGCACCGCGGCATGGTGTACGGCATGGTGGCGCCGCTGTACGAGCAGGGCAAGGTGCTGGCGGCGCGCCTTTGCGGGACGGCGACGAAGCCGTACGAAGGCTCGATTTTGGCCTCGCAGCTGAAGGTGTCCGGCGTCGATCTGTTCTCGGCGGGCGAAATCCGCGACGCGGAAGTGACGACTTCGATCCAGACGTTCGACGGCGTGAAGGGCGTGTACAAGAAAATTACGGTCCGGGACGACCGAATCGTCGGCGCCGTGCTCTACGGCGACACCTCGGACAGCGGGCGGCTGCTCGGCTATATCAAGCGGCAGGCCGACGTGTCCGTGCTCGAGGAGTCCGGCGCGGCGGCAAAAGCGGGCGGCACGGACGTAGCCGCCGCCATGCCGGACGCGGAGACGGTCTGCGCATGCAACGGCGTGAGCAAGGGCGTCATCGCGGCGGCGATCCGCGAGCGCGGCCTGAAAACCGCCGAGGAGGTGCGCGCCTGCACGAAGGCGTCCAGCTCCTGCGGGGGCTGCAAGCCGCTTGTGACGGCGATTTTGAACTACACGCTGTCTCATGCGGACGCGGGCGCTGCGCCCAAGGAAACGGTTTGCGGCTGCACCGGGCTCAGCCATGCCGAGCTGAAGCGGGACATCCGCCTCGGCGGCTTCGCGTCCCCCGGCGAAGCGATGGCCGCGCTTGGCTGGGAGCGGCCAGAGGGCTGCGCCGTGTGCCGGCCTGCGCTGAGCTATTATATCGGCGCGGCCGGGCATGCCGCCGGGAGCGGCGCAGGCGCATCGCCGTCTGCCTACAGCGGCGCAGCAGTTACGCTTACGCCGCGCATGTACGGCGGGCTCACGAACGCGGAGCAGCTGCGCCGCATCGCCGATGCCATCGACACGCACGGCATTCCGCGCGTCAAGCTGAGCCCCGGCGGCCGGCTGGAGCTGTCCGGCCTCGATGCGGCCGCTGCGGCGGCGGTATGCGCCGCGTTCGGGCTTCCGGCGGATGAGATCGCCGGAGCGTCCTGGGGGTATCCCGCGCCGGCCGTCGCCACTTGCGCCGGGGCGGGGTACGAGCGGAGCGCCCTGCGCGATTCGGTTCGGCTCGGCGGGCTGTTGGAGCGCCGCCTAGCCGGGCTGCGGCTGCCGGCAGCCGTCAGCGCCGGCGTCTCGGGCAGCCCGCTCCACCGCGCCGGCACGCTGGCGATGGACCTCGGCCTGGCCGGTTCGCCGGCCGGCTGGGAGATTTATGTCGGCGGCAGCGGCGGAAGCCGGCTGAAGCCGGGCGTGCTGCTCGGCACGGAGCCGGACGACGAGGCTGCGCTGGAGCTGGCGGCCGCGTTTCTCCAGCTGTACGCGAACGAGGCGGATTACGGCGAAACGACGGCACATTGGGTGGAACGGACCGGGCTCATGCAGCTGCGCGAGATGCTGTTCGACCGGCATGTCCGGTCCGCGCTGCTGCGGCGCTTGGAAGAACGCCGCCCGGCGCCGGAGGCCCGCGGCGAAGCCGGCCGAACGGCTGCGAAACCGCTCGCGGCGGCGCCGGCCGGATGA
- the nirB gene encoding nitrite reductase large subunit NirB, with protein sequence MKKKLVLVGNGMAGVNCIEQLLKLAPDRYEITIFGSEPHPNYNRIMLSSVLAGDADMNDIVINDWSWYEDNHITLHTSQTVTLVDSQRRLVHTDGGIVVPYDELIVATGSLPFMLPLPGANKEGVIAFRDIKDCEAMIETSKTYRKAVVIGGGLLGLEAARGLLNLSMDVTVVHKHEYLMERQLDPTASIMLQRELQSQGMKFLLSKNTEQILGKKRVAGVRFDDGSAVEADLVVMAVGIRPNIALAKNSGIEINRGIVVNDYMETNLPNVYAVGECAEHRGIAYGLVAPLYEQGAVIAKRLAGLESDGYHGSIVSTKLKVSGVDVFSAGTYKDSVDTRSVRLQDEFKGIYKKIVIKDGKIAGAVLFGDIADGARLFKMIRTGEDLTGKEQETLLGGSIGGAAAAAADLVASMPDDEIVCGCNGVSKAAIVGAIKEKGCTSVNDIKACTKASGSCGGCKPLVADVLAYVLGEDAVKSVKEGICGCTELGRDEVVEAIRSMRLTSSREVMHVLGWSNPEGCSKCRPALNYYLGMVWPEEHGEERESRFVNERNHANIQKDGTYSVVPRMYGGVTTPKDLQRIAEVAVKYDVPLVKLTGGQRIDLLGVKKEDLPGMWADLDMPSGYAYGKALRTVKTCVGSTFCRFGTQDSIGMGIQLEKRFERLNTPAKVKMAVSGCPRNCAESTIKDFGVVAIDGGWELHVGGNGGTKLRATDVLCRVKTEEEVLAWAGAYLQHYRETGKYGERTSEWVERVGLDAVKTALAKAEDRAALNERINKTLGLMKDPWKEIIDQKELSGTFMPLAPQTEEAKLI encoded by the coding sequence ATGAAGAAAAAACTGGTATTGGTCGGCAACGGGATGGCGGGCGTCAACTGCATCGAACAGCTGCTCAAACTGGCTCCGGACCGCTACGAGATCACGATTTTCGGAAGCGAGCCGCACCCTAACTATAACCGGATTATGCTGTCCTCGGTCCTCGCGGGCGACGCGGACATGAACGATATCGTCATTAACGACTGGTCCTGGTACGAGGACAATCACATTACGCTGCATACTTCGCAGACGGTCACGTTGGTCGATTCCCAGCGCAGGCTGGTTCATACGGACGGCGGCATCGTGGTGCCTTACGACGAGCTGATCGTGGCGACGGGCTCGCTGCCATTCATGCTGCCGCTGCCGGGCGCGAACAAGGAAGGCGTCATCGCGTTCCGCGATATCAAGGACTGCGAGGCGATGATCGAGACGTCCAAAACGTACCGCAAGGCAGTCGTCATCGGCGGCGGCCTGCTCGGTCTCGAAGCGGCCCGCGGTCTGCTCAATTTGAGCATGGACGTCACGGTGGTGCACAAGCACGAATATTTGATGGAGCGCCAGCTCGATCCGACGGCGTCGATCATGCTGCAGCGCGAGCTGCAGAGCCAGGGCATGAAGTTTCTGCTTTCGAAGAACACCGAGCAAATTCTCGGGAAGAAACGGGTTGCCGGTGTCAGGTTTGATGACGGCTCGGCCGTTGAGGCCGATCTGGTCGTCATGGCGGTCGGCATCCGCCCGAATATCGCGCTCGCCAAAAACAGCGGCATTGAAATCAACCGCGGCATCGTCGTGAACGATTATATGGAGACGAATCTGCCGAACGTGTACGCCGTCGGCGAATGCGCGGAGCATCGCGGCATTGCATATGGACTCGTCGCCCCGCTTTACGAGCAGGGGGCGGTGATCGCCAAGCGGCTTGCCGGCCTCGAATCGGACGGCTACCACGGCTCGATCGTGTCCACGAAGCTGAAGGTGTCCGGCGTCGACGTGTTCTCCGCCGGCACGTATAAGGACAGCGTCGATACCCGTTCGGTGCGGCTGCAGGACGAATTTAAGGGCATTTACAAAAAAATCGTGATCAAGGACGGCAAAATCGCCGGCGCCGTTCTGTTCGGCGATATCGCGGACGGCGCAAGGCTGTTCAAAATGATCCGCACCGGCGAGGACTTAACGGGCAAGGAGCAGGAGACTCTGCTCGGCGGCTCGATCGGCGGCGCGGCGGCCGCGGCGGCCGATTTGGTCGCCTCGATGCCGGACGACGAAATCGTCTGCGGCTGCAACGGCGTCTCCAAAGCGGCGATCGTCGGCGCGATCAAGGAAAAGGGCTGCACAAGCGTGAACGACATTAAAGCATGTACGAAGGCGTCCGGCTCCTGCGGCGGCTGCAAGCCGCTCGTGGCCGACGTGCTTGCGTACGTGCTCGGCGAGGACGCCGTGAAGTCGGTGAAGGAAGGCATCTGCGGCTGCACCGAGCTCGGGCGCGACGAAGTGGTCGAAGCGATTCGCTCGATGCGCCTCACCTCGTCGAGGGAAGTCATGCACGTGCTCGGCTGGTCGAACCCCGAGGGCTGCTCGAAATGCCGCCCGGCGCTCAACTATTACCTCGGCATGGTATGGCCGGAGGAGCACGGGGAGGAGCGGGAGTCGCGCTTTGTCAACGAGCGCAACCACGCCAATATCCAGAAGGACGGCACCTACTCCGTCGTTCCCCGGATGTACGGCGGCGTGACGACGCCGAAGGACCTGCAGCGCATCGCCGAAGTGGCGGTCAAATACGACGTGCCGCTCGTCAAGCTGACGGGCGGTCAGCGGATTGACCTGCTCGGCGTGAAGAAGGAGGACCTGCCGGGTATGTGGGCCGACCTCGATATGCCTTCGGGCTACGCCTACGGCAAGGCGCTCCGCACAGTGAAGACGTGCGTGGGCTCCACGTTCTGCCGCTTCGGCACGCAGGACTCGATCGGCATGGGCATCCAGCTGGAAAAGCGCTTCGAGCGGCTGAATACGCCGGCGAAGGTGAAAATGGCCGTATCCGGCTGCCCGCGCAACTGCGCCGAATCGACGATCAAGGATTTCGGCGTCGTCGCGATCGACGGCGGCTGGGAGCTGCACGTCGGAGGCAACGGCGGCACGAAGCTGCGCGCCACCGATGTGCTGTGCCGGGTAAAGACGGAAGAGGAAGTGCTGGCATGGGCGGGCGCTTATCTGCAGCATTACCGTGAAACGGGAAAATACGGCGAGCGGACGTCCGAATGGGTTGAGCGGGTCGGCCTGGACGCCGTCAAGACGGCGCTCGCGAAAGCGGAAGACCGCGCGGCGCTGAACGAACGGATCAACAAGACGCTCGGGCTCATGAAAGACCCTTGGAAAGAAATTATCGACCAGAAGGAATTAAGCGGCACGTTCATGCCGCTGGCGCCCCAGACGGAGGAAGCGAAGCTGATTTAA
- a CDS encoding guanylate kinase, whose protein sequence is MEELKDRELIFVFTGPDGSGRKTVADSVGQTFGMAKVLSYATRKPRPGEVNGQDYHFITPELYDQLEAGGELIESVMLGSNRYGLRGKDIKLSFEKNGCIYLILNPEGAEKLKQYYGDRVIRLFIYADRPTVEERQRKAGLAEDVIADRLSRYEADMAYQSACEHAFENYDLAHTVFDITNTLENYLQRNLEERD, encoded by the coding sequence ATGGAAGAACTGAAGGATCGGGAACTTATTTTCGTTTTTACGGGGCCGGACGGCTCCGGGCGCAAAACGGTTGCGGACAGCGTCGGCCAGACGTTCGGCATGGCCAAGGTATTGTCGTATGCGACGCGCAAGCCGAGACCGGGGGAAGTAAACGGGCAGGATTATCATTTTATTACGCCGGAGCTGTACGACCAGCTGGAAGCCGGCGGCGAGCTGATCGAAAGCGTGATGCTGGGCAGCAACCGGTACGGACTGAGGGGAAAAGACATCAAGCTGAGCTTCGAGAAGAACGGCTGCATCTATTTGATCTTAAACCCCGAGGGAGCGGAAAAACTGAAGCAATATTACGGCGACCGCGTCATTCGGCTGTTTATTTACGCCGACCGCCCGACGGTGGAAGAGCGGCAGCGGAAGGCGGGTCTTGCCGAAGACGTCATTGCCGACCGTCTCAGCCGGTACGAAGCGGACATGGCGTATCAGTCCGCATGCGAGCACGCCTTTGAAAATTACGATCTGGCCCATACGGTATTCGACATTACGAATACGCTGGAAAACTACCTGCAGCGCAACCTGGAGGAAAGAGACTGA
- a CDS encoding PspC domain-containing protein, protein MHKKLYLSRSDRMITGLCGGVAEWLGTGAGLVRVLTAAAALFSCGTVLVIYLLASLVVPKSPYGLQ, encoded by the coding sequence ATGCATAAAAAATTGTACTTGTCCCGGTCGGACCGAATGATTACGGGACTGTGCGGCGGCGTCGCCGAATGGCTTGGCACCGGCGCCGGACTTGTCCGGGTGCTGACGGCTGCCGCCGCCCTGTTCAGCTGCGGAACCGTGCTGGTCATCTACCTGCTCGCCAGCCTGGTCGTGCCGAAATCGCCTTACGGACTGCAATAA
- a CDS encoding DUF4183 domain-containing protein, translating to MPIVTPYQNSRRFTSTFGAGTGTGATFAIAATAFTDDTGAAATAFPAVFNYYNLYINGLMQTADTSSVTTTAVTIPGGDALDGGTPIVVQFVVS from the coding sequence ATGCCGATCGTAACGCCATATCAAAACAGCAGGAGATTTACTTCCACATTCGGGGCAGGTACGGGGACAGGCGCGACCTTTGCGATTGCCGCGACAGCGTTTACGGATGACACCGGCGCGGCTGCAACGGCATTTCCGGCTGTATTCAATTATTATAATCTGTATATTAACGGACTGATGCAGACGGCCGATACCTCCTCCGTTACGACCACAGCCGTCACGATCCCAGGCGGCGACGCCCTGGATGGCGGAACTCCGATTGTCGTCCAGTTTGTCGTCTCGTAA
- the nasC gene encoding assimilatory nitrate reductase catalytic subunit NasC produces MRGMNTHMEASGNSALPVVMDTQCPFCSVQCKARITEQWDERAGRHTYTVEPKPNAASEGRLCVKGMNAYQHALNAERLVRPLARRGGDFVPISWDEAFALIADRFGALRSAHGSDSIGVYGGGSLTNESAYLLGKFARVALQTKYIDYNGRFCMSAAASGGSKAFGIDRGLTNPLSDIPLAKCIILAGTNIAECQPTLMPYFTRAKENGAFIIAIDPRSTGTTAMADLHLQVRPGMDAALANGLQKVILEEGLTDEAFIAARTKGFDGLKAHLHRLDLDEIAAMAGVPAEQIRKAAIAFGKAPTGMVFTARGVEQQTDGYMAVRSMINLALMTGKIGKPGSGYGAITGQGNGQGGREHGQKADQLPGYRLIENPADRAFVAGVWGVDPDELPGKGVSAYEMMQKVHAGEIRGMLVMSSNPIVSNPNANFVRDGLEKLDFLVVADMLMSETAQMADLVLPASAYLENTGTMTNLEGRVLLREASRPAPGVALDDWRILAGIAERLGRGRYFAYTSAEDVFEELRLASRGGIADYYGITYDRLRREEGVYWPCPDERGAGTGRLFETSFAHPDGRAEFVPVENHFPDERTDGRFPLYLTTGRVLNHYLTGVQTRRSPSLAARDIESFVEIHPRAARSFGIEDGALARVTSRRGEIVVRARVRDDIREDTVFVPMHWGGIQNVNALTNPALDPTCRMPGFKVCAVRIAPLYANS; encoded by the coding sequence ATGAGAGGAATGAATACGCATATGGAAGCATCGGGAAATTCGGCGCTGCCGGTCGTGATGGATACGCAGTGCCCGTTCTGCAGCGTGCAGTGCAAAGCGCGGATTACGGAGCAGTGGGACGAGCGGGCGGGACGCCATACGTACACGGTCGAACCGAAGCCGAATGCGGCGTCCGAAGGCCGGCTGTGCGTAAAGGGCATGAACGCCTACCAGCATGCGCTGAACGCGGAACGGCTCGTGCGGCCGCTGGCGCGTCGCGGCGGCGATTTTGTGCCGATATCGTGGGACGAAGCGTTCGCGTTGATCGCGGACCGGTTCGGAGCGCTGCGCAGCGCGCACGGCAGCGACAGTATCGGCGTCTACGGCGGCGGTTCGCTGACGAACGAATCGGCGTATTTGCTCGGCAAATTCGCCCGCGTCGCCCTGCAGACCAAATATATCGACTATAACGGCCGTTTCTGCATGTCGGCCGCCGCTTCTGGCGGCAGCAAGGCGTTTGGCATCGACAGGGGGCTGACGAACCCGCTGTCCGACATCCCGCTGGCCAAATGCATCATCTTGGCCGGGACGAATATTGCCGAGTGCCAGCCGACGCTGATGCCGTATTTTACGCGCGCGAAGGAAAACGGCGCGTTTATCATCGCGATCGACCCGAGGTCGACCGGCACGACGGCGATGGCCGATCTGCACCTGCAGGTCCGGCCGGGCATGGATGCGGCGCTGGCAAACGGGCTGCAGAAGGTTATTCTCGAGGAGGGCCTGACCGACGAGGCGTTTATCGCCGCGCGAACGAAGGGCTTCGACGGGCTGAAGGCCCACCTGCACCGGCTCGATCTGGACGAAATCGCCGCGATGGCGGGCGTCCCGGCGGAGCAAATCCGCAAGGCGGCAATCGCCTTCGGCAAAGCGCCGACGGGCATGGTGTTCACGGCGCGCGGCGTCGAGCAGCAGACGGACGGCTACATGGCGGTCCGCAGCATGATCAACCTTGCGCTCATGACGGGCAAAATCGGCAAGCCGGGCTCCGGCTACGGTGCGATAACCGGCCAGGGCAACGGCCAGGGCGGCCGCGAGCACGGGCAGAAGGCCGATCAGCTCCCGGGCTACCGGCTGATCGAGAACCCGGCTGACCGGGCCTTCGTGGCGGGCGTCTGGGGCGTCGACCCGGACGAGCTTCCGGGCAAGGGCGTATCGGCGTACGAGATGATGCAGAAGGTGCATGCGGGCGAGATTCGCGGCATGCTGGTCATGAGCTCGAACCCGATCGTCTCGAATCCGAACGCGAACTTCGTGCGCGACGGGCTGGAGAAGCTCGACTTTCTCGTCGTCGCCGACATGCTGATGTCGGAGACGGCGCAGATGGCCGATCTTGTGCTCCCCGCCTCGGCCTATTTGGAAAATACCGGGACAATGACCAACCTGGAAGGGCGCGTGCTGCTGCGCGAGGCAAGTCGGCCGGCGCCGGGCGTAGCGCTCGACGATTGGCGCATCCTGGCCGGGATCGCGGAGCGGCTCGGGCGCGGGCGGTATTTTGCCTATACGTCGGCGGAGGACGTCTTCGAAGAGCTCCGACTCGCCAGCCGCGGGGGAATCGCCGATTATTACGGCATCACCTACGATCGCCTGCGCCGGGAGGAAGGCGTCTACTGGCCGTGCCCGGATGAGCGCGGCGCCGGAACCGGACGTTTGTTCGAAACGTCGTTCGCTCATCCGGACGGCAGAGCAGAGTTCGTCCCGGTGGAGAACCATTTTCCCGATGAGCGGACGGACGGGCGGTTCCCGCTGTATTTGACGACCGGGCGCGTGCTGAATCATTATTTGACGGGCGTTCAGACGAGGCGGAGCCCGTCGCTCGCGGCGCGCGACATCGAATCCTTCGTCGAAATTCATCCGCGGGCGGCGCGCAGCTTCGGCATCGAGGACGGCGCGCTTGCGCGGGTAACGTCCCGCCGGGGCGAAATCGTCGTCCGCGCCCGCGTCCGGGACGACATCCGCGAGGATACGGTATTCGTGCCGATGCACTGGGGCGGCATCCAAAACGTCAACGCGCTGACGAACCCGGCGCTCGATCCGACCTGCCGCATGCCCGGCTTCAAGGTGTGCGCCGTGCGAATCGCCCCGCTTTATGCAAACTCTTGA
- a CDS encoding DUF4183 domain-containing protein, with translation MKKRGPAVTRGFAGSQGEPGRPGAQGPQAVPGLQGPQGVPGERGPQGAQGEQGPQGTPGSVVIPDVTVIPTVNRYFNTPETDLDLTVPVTIPANQFTGDEGQPITEFAGTGPGSFGTLYINGIVQPGGSYDIFPAGLSFPQQSGVIYAGTPLIVETVQLTAVLSS, from the coding sequence GTGAAGAAACGGGGGCCGGCCGTAACGCGGGGCTTTGCAGGCTCGCAGGGTGAGCCTGGACGGCCGGGCGCTCAGGGACCTCAAGCCGTTCCGGGCCTTCAGGGGCCGCAGGGCGTACCCGGCGAACGCGGCCCGCAAGGGGCGCAGGGCGAGCAGGGGCCTCAAGGCACGCCGGGGAGCGTCGTAATCCCGGACGTTACCGTCATTCCGACCGTGAACCGCTACTTCAACACCCCGGAAACCGACCTTGATCTGACGGTGCCGGTTACGATTCCCGCCAACCAGTTTACCGGCGATGAAGGCCAGCCGATTACCGAATTTGCCGGCACGGGTCCGGGCAGCTTCGGCACGCTCTATATTAACGGCATCGTGCAGCCGGGCGGCTCGTACGATATTTTTCCGGCAGGCCTTTCCTTTCCGCAGCAAAGCGGAGTTATTTATGCCGGGACGCCGCTGATCGTCGAAACGGTGCAGCTGACCGCCGTATTATCTTCCTGA
- a CDS encoding PQQ-binding-like beta-propeller repeat protein — MADFKRLKNKIAAAALAVAAFAALPPGGEGTTAFADIDLHTSYIGMNREPSVIVPPVKTHWSAAMDKHDELMEQGVAAAGSGKLFVIRGGRLLALEPQTGQRLWTFGAKLKAPILYEDGVVYTSSESGVLFAADADSGKKLWATGTPSKGATRLYVEDGRLLALNGDIQAYRLSDGGLLWRDGYDGQLPGPLLTAGGRVFASSEESGAYTYEVLHAFDAVTGKEIWEAADEGFPIAASDDTVIVQRQQDILDKGMLTTLDTIEIATGKTIKTTVYNPEHVDLSQVEYYSPGKAWISGGRVYIAAGSKVYGYPADGKPDDEARDAYLSPAPDAVYAAGPQEGRLLFASVQGIYGVKLINKGPVWYTDGISNPIARFDLIGRGMYVAQTDGRLIAVDLIAGKAVAQIQTYGRVFGPTLSADGMVAVQTKGKLVVFPEPASLKHDEEE; from the coding sequence ATGGCGGATTTCAAACGGTTGAAGAACAAAATCGCCGCGGCGGCCTTGGCTGTCGCGGCTTTCGCGGCTCTGCCGCCCGGCGGGGAAGGGACGACGGCTTTCGCCGACATCGACCTGCATACCTCGTACATCGGAATGAACCGGGAGCCCTCTGTCATCGTGCCGCCGGTAAAGACGCACTGGTCGGCGGCGATGGACAAGCATGACGAGCTGATGGAGCAGGGCGTCGCCGCCGCCGGGTCCGGCAAGCTGTTCGTCATTCGGGGCGGCAGGCTGCTCGCGCTGGAGCCGCAGACCGGACAGAGGCTGTGGACCTTCGGCGCGAAGCTGAAGGCTCCGATCCTGTACGAGGACGGCGTCGTTTATACAAGCTCGGAATCCGGCGTGCTGTTCGCTGCGGATGCGGACAGCGGCAAAAAGCTGTGGGCGACCGGCACGCCGAGCAAGGGGGCGACCCGGCTCTATGTCGAGGACGGCCGGCTGCTGGCGTTAAACGGCGACATCCAGGCGTACCGGCTGTCGGACGGCGGTCTTCTTTGGCGGGACGGCTACGACGGCCAGCTGCCGGGACCTCTGCTGACCGCGGGCGGAAGGGTATTTGCGTCGAGCGAGGAATCGGGCGCGTATACGTACGAGGTGCTGCATGCGTTCGATGCGGTTACCGGCAAGGAAATATGGGAGGCGGCGGACGAAGGCTTCCCGATCGCGGCGTCGGATGACACCGTTATCGTGCAGCGGCAGCAGGATATACTCGATAAAGGGATGCTGACGACGCTCGACACGATCGAGATCGCAACGGGCAAGACGATCAAGACGACGGTATATAATCCGGAGCATGTCGATTTGAGCCAGGTGGAATATTATTCGCCGGGCAAAGCGTGGATCAGCGGCGGCCGGGTCTATATCGCAGCCGGTTCAAAGGTTTACGGCTATCCGGCCGACGGCAAGCCGGACGACGAGGCGCGCGACGCCTACCTGTCGCCGGCGCCCGATGCGGTCTACGCGGCCGGCCCGCAGGAGGGTCGGCTCCTCTTCGCAAGCGTTCAGGGCATCTACGGCGTCAAGCTGATCAATAAAGGGCCGGTCTGGTATACGGATGGCATCTCGAACCCGATCGCCCGCTTCGATCTGATCGGCCGCGGCATGTACGTCGCGCAGACGGACGGCAGGCTGATCGCCGTCGATCTGATCGCAGGCAAAGCCGTCGCGCAAATCCAGACGTATGGCCGCGTTTTCGGCCCGACCCTTTCGGCGGACGGGATGGTCGCCGTCCAGACGAAGGGCAAGCTGGTTGTATTCCCGGAGCCGGCAAGCCTGAAGCATGACGAGGAGGAATAA
- a CDS encoding glutathione peroxidase codes for MNVYDFSARTVRGGEQPLADYRGQVLLIVNTATKCGFAPQFHQLQELYERYREQGFAVLGFPCNQFANQEPGGSEQVEQACRLDFGVTFPLFAKIDVNGPNTDPLFAYLRKRTSGFLGSSIKWNFTKFLVSRDGEAVKRFSPATAPLKFERRIAALLEPKA; via the coding sequence ATGAACGTATACGATTTCAGCGCGCGGACGGTCCGCGGCGGAGAGCAGCCGCTTGCCGACTATCGCGGACAGGTGCTGCTTATTGTCAACACGGCAACGAAATGCGGCTTTGCGCCGCAATTCCATCAGCTGCAGGAGCTGTACGAGCGCTACCGGGAGCAGGGCTTTGCGGTGCTCGGCTTTCCGTGCAATCAATTTGCAAATCAGGAGCCGGGCGGCAGTGAGCAGGTGGAACAGGCATGCCGGCTCGATTTCGGCGTGACATTCCCGCTGTTCGCGAAAATCGACGTCAACGGCCCGAATACGGACCCGCTGTTCGCTTATTTGAGGAAACGGACGTCGGGTTTCCTCGGCTCGTCGATTAAATGGAATTTTACAAAGTTTCTCGTCAGCCGGGACGGCGAGGCCGTTAAACGGTTCTCGCCCGCGACCGCGCCGCTGAAATTCGAACGCCGGATCGCCGCCTTGCTGGAGCCGAAAGCCTGA